A segment of the Corylus avellana chromosome ca2, CavTom2PMs-1.0 genome:
AAGCATTGGGATTCTCTTAAATTTTCTTCCCGAATTTTATAGAATTCGAACAAGGAATGAGAGATAGGTATACGGGATTCACATGGACAGAGCACCTGAGCTTCCCCGGacctctctcttattttttacccgaattttgtaatatttggaaaatatatgtatattaaggAACCAAGAAATCTgcttgggaaaaaaaagaaaagcaaccaAGAAATTTCTGTGCTGTTTCTTAGAAAGAAACAAACCAAGCAACGTGCCAccaaccagaaaaaaaaatcctgatCAGCAGATATTGTGAAAACCACGAAGCTTTGCGTGGAAAATGTAGaggaattcaatgtaaaatggACTGTAGGACGATTTGCTTGCTAGCAGCTTTATGGGAATATAATAAGAAAAGGGGAAAATTCTTAACAAGAACAGGAGGCATATACGTGGAgacaaatcaaattttttatcttcaaatAAAATGCCATTTGATTATCCATTTGGATTGCAGCAGGCCAGGTGAGATTTATTTGGTGTTTGACAAATGTCACAAACTAGTACTCCACTAATATTTTgttgattaaaaaattaattagggttttgatcaaattaatgAGCTTTCACCAATTCTGGCACACACAATATAAAAATCACAATCAAAGGAAGAGTATTAGATAAGCTGAATGAGAAATCGATGAAAGCTGGCAAACAAGTTAtcaaataatcatatatatataatcagtcAACCACTTCAAAGATGGATATGGGATAACGGTTTTTCCAGTTAAATcagtaattaaataattatatttattaatttaaacttttagaatattaaattttttttaaccctcATATCAGGTCCCATATGTGAGGAGAAAAGaatttattaattgaatattaatatatttaaattaatcattttctatttACTTTAGTTTTTGAGATATGGTGATTTAACAGCtatccattttcattttaatatatttaaatttattgggACAAAACCAATCCCCACTAGTTTAgttcaggcttttttttttttttatcccatGAGTTAAAGTAGGAGGAGCCCAAATGAGGTATGATGACTTTTGTACTTTGTACTATTTATACTTGGAACAAAGATTTTTGTGATGCCTAGTTAGGTGACCTAAAATTGGGGGTCTTAGAGAAAAGGGGAGCCCGACCAAATCATGGTCTTAGTTAACCTAAACAAAACATGGCAATTTTTTACACCACTTGTCAATTTGATATGAATTTAATATAAGATTTATAAGTTAGGATTAAATaatttgactcgtttaattataTGAGTCGGGTTGTGATTGAATTTTATAATGTTATGCACGATTGCATGTGCTTCGACACAATCCGAACGTTATGTATGTCATGAATGCATACAAGTTTTGACACTGTTGAAATAAAGATGATGTGTAAATAATAGCAGAAGCAATATggaaaataacacaaaaaactttacgggtggttcggtatTAGACACCTATGTCTACCTCttggaatacccctaagggttaTATTGTGCacattaacttaatttgtctatAATACAATGGTTCCTATATATAGGGTagtgtctaaatacaagtatggtaatcaaatctcctttccccttgatttgattacaatcccaatatttgatCATAATTGTCCATAAATAGAAAATGtttgatatcaacataattattgaatatacgaaaaatattatatattttttgtatattttaacaGACACGACTTGTAAATTAGACATGACCCGATGTATGTCATGAAGACAGACAAATTTTGACACAATTTGTAAATTTGACACGAACCCAATACAAATTAACCGATTAAGATTAAGATTAAGTGGCTGATTTATATAGTGTTACAAAAGATTGACCATCTTTTTCACCCTTATATCATGTAATCATTGTAATGTAAGTTTCAAAAGTACTGGCAGTCCCTCAATTTTAAGGGCTCAAGAAACAGGAACTGAAAGTACATTTGATTCCAACGTTGCAAACAATTTAAGCTGGAAAAAGTAACAGGGAGCTCCAACTGTCATACACtgtacaaatatatatatatggctctcAGTTTCTCTCTGAATTTTTGCCTGCATATTTTAAAGATGAACTTAAATTAATAAGAGAAAGGTATCCGAAGCCCGGATCGCTTTACTCATTCAACAATAAAGCACCCACATCCGCATAGCTTGATGgcataatatattaatatgcccctttaatcaaataaacaaagcaccatccaatttatttttattttatatttttttccatataGAATATAGAAATCCGAATTATTTTAGGTAGGAACAAGAAACCACTCAATTTATTATGTCCCACTCTCTTCCTTGTCCCGTCTTTCAAAGCCTTCTCTCACCCTTCGTTTGTGAGGTTTTCATGGCCGCCCACCTTCTATTCTCTTCCTCTTAGGCCCCTTTtgttcctctcatttttttcttagcTATCCGCATTCTCCACACCCATcacaatcttttctttcttgtcctttttttctttcaagtcTTCATTTGCTGGCTTTTATGGCCTTTTGAATGCACCAACCCCTCCTGAATATCCCAGAGGGAGTCTTTCTACACTGGAGCTCTGCAACAGTCGTTGGAGGAGGTGGAGAAGTTGCTTGCTTTCTGAATCTCCCACACTTCCTGCACAATCATAATCATCTTAATTAGTAAgatattctctctttttttctcttttggtttgATTAGACTTCTAAgttaattatcatatatttaGAATTACTTCTTCCTCACTAATGCATCATACCTATTAGAGCCTATAATTGATACCAATCTTCGTTCACAGGAAAAAGAATGTTCCTAAATCACATGCAATGAACTTCTTTGATACTCCACCACTTTCTGTTTTCCAAAATGGTAATTAATTGTTCAAAAATACTAAGTCCTCTGCTTTATGGCAGGCAAAAGAACCATCTCTCCACATTTGTTGGTGTTTGCTTCCCCATATTGTGTCATTCCTTAAAAGGTCTGTTGCATTTGTCTTGCTTGCTTCCACCATGGCAACCAAGATGAAAGGGATCTACAAAAGTTTCAAATACATCTCCCAAATTTTTGGtactgcctctctctctctctctctctctctctctcccctcatTACATATGTATGTAATGTGTATTCTTTTTTTGTATGTATAACGTATGTATAGTTCTTTGCTTATActtctgaaaatattttgatggtTTTTGATGATTTGGGGCTAAAATGGGAAATGGGTCTTGTTGTAGTTGTGAAGGAGCGTGAGATGGAAATTGGGTACCCAACAGACGTGAAACATGTGGCGCACATAGGTTTGGATGCCCCTTCTGGCAGTGCACCTACTTGGGTACGTAGTCAACATAAATATTATTCCTCCTTTTATGTATCTCTAAATTTTAACGCCTaaatgtatgtatgtgtgtttttaattattttctccaCTAATTTGTTTTATTGGGTGGGATTATGCAGATGAATGAATACAAGACAGCATCTGAGTTTTCAACGAAATCGCTCGGCAGTTTCGGTGAATTTAGAGATTCCAGCTCTTTGGCTCTTTCCACATGGTCCTCTCACGGTATGTTTCAGCTCTTTTCATCACAaaacacatacatacataaataaTACACGTATGTatgtgtatttatatatatgtgtatgtatgtatgtaaagGGATTTATAGGATCTTAATGCATTTTGAGTACTGCTCAGGCTGTTCTTTAGGCTTCCAAATTTTGTTCTATAGCTTGTGATAGCACGTGGACTAGCTCTCATCTGCAGACAAGTACAAACAGGGCCTTTTCACGGGTTTACTAGCTGAAGAGAAAAATATCCATATAgattaacatttttcttagttTATTGGAGCTAGATTTGTAAGATGTGGAGATTTTTTCACGATTCCTTGCTCCCAAGGGGAAGAATTTGGCTGTTCTGTCACGAGAGAACACTTCATTATCAAGGGGAATCTAATAGCTCATGGCCCAAAAAAGACCTGTTTTTTTGTGGTCCACCCGAGAAAGCTCATTGATTTGGAAGTTTTTGCTTATATtgatttttctaattaatgTTTCTCTTATATGCATAAACCTGATTAAGATTTTGTCTTATATGGTAATATCTGATTCTTAAGATGGAGATAAAAACTCTCCAAGGGCTGTGTGTAAACAGTAAAAGCTTGTGATTGAGAAAGTATTGGACAATTTACTGCTTTAGTGAATCAGATGCTTGGAATAATCATCGTTTATAGTAAAAGATTCAGCTGGTTGATCTACTATTTTCcattcttctatatatatatttcatgaatTCTGGTGGTGTTGCCATTTCATTCTAGTTCATGGGAGTTCACCTTATATTTTGATGTCCTGTAACAGATTTTGATCACTCCATGAGACACCAACCAACCTTTGACATGTTCAAAGACGTTCCACCTACAGATCTTCCTAATGTTCCAAAGAAACCGAAGAGAAAAAAGTCGAGATCAAATTCTTCTCCCAAGTCTTCTTCCTCCAGATCGTCACGATCAGCAAAGACAAAGACTGCATTCAATGATATGGATGCGACATCAAACTTACAAGTTTAGAAATGGTGTAAAATTGTGAAATTGGTGCGAGGAACTAACGAAGGAAAACTAGTGTTGATGTGCATAGCAAACGTTTTTGAAATCCCCTGTTCTTACTGATCAGGTCTTCAAGGACAACATGGGAGGTTGGACACAATCTTGTGTAGATTTAGAAAATCGTGTTTTCTGGAAAGATAGAAATTGATTAGGTGGTGGCAACATATGCGAAAAAGTAGAAAACAACAATCAATGTTCAACGAATAATCATGCATAGAGTTGGATTCCTAAGTTCTGCTGATTGatcttgcaaaaaaaaaaaacacgaagGGAATGGTGTTTGTACTGGCATGGGGATGCTAGAATGTTCTTTAATCTAGCTTTGAATGGTCCTTGAATTAGAAAGTTCTTTCTGGATGCTAGAATGTAAGATTAATTCTTTTGGATGCTAGAATGTACAATTCAAAAGTTGCAAATTCAATTTTTAGCACATTCtttcaaaatcattagcatcatAATATGTTTCATTGGACCGGAATCccatgcaattccaaacaaccCGAGTAGGTGTGGTGCACATGTCCTATTGCATGATAATAAGACAGACTTATTTCACAAGATCTAAATCTTGTTTCATCCAAATATGTAGTGATTTCCCGTACCCAACAAACGCTAGACAGCTTAAGAAATATATTCCCAAGTGAACATGTTATATATTGCACATATAATCAAGTAATTTCATCTGATGAATAGCTAGCTATACATATATCCTGACgacaacaaaaaatttactGATTGCTAAGAAATCTATCCTAATTTTCAAAACTAGTGAGCAGCAAAAAATAAGAACGTAAAAAACAAGCAATCATAGTTGACCACTAAGGGTTACGTCTTCAAACTTTCAGCGAGATTTCACTATTTCTTAAGAAATAATACCGGAAGTGTCAATTACATATGTGCAAAACCTGTAAGTTAGAAGCAACTATAAATACGACTTACAATTGGGTCAAAACACCAAATccggccaattttttttttttccttagggCCCTGCCTCGAACATGCAAACCAAGCttcagaaaaaaatttcattcaaaccGTAGGGCTTGTAACATCGAATTGGGTCGGATGCAAACCAAGTCAGATACAGATCAGACTTTACATAGCCTAACAATGACAACATAGCCAACTGGCCACGAGCTTATGATACAAGTCGTTTTCTGATCAATCTCGGAGGGGGTCCTCACTGTTCACCAGCGCACAACATTGACAACAAAGCACGGCAGTCACACGACTGGTTTATGCAGAAGGGAGACATGCCGGCATGCCTCAGACCAAGAGGAAATCTTTAGAGGTTATAGATTTGATTACAAGCAAATCAAAGTTGGATAGGGTGTGGGATATGAACAAATTCTTTGATTCAATATATATTCGTGCATAATTGTTTAATCAGATCTTCgtatcaattaaataaatagCCCCAGCATGCTGCAGATAGATGAGATGCCTCCATGTGTCTGATTTACACAATGGGCCCCTGGGACTTCTCAGTACGCGCTTTGCTTTGGGGGCAGAGTGCAGTTTCGGCTCATCACCTTCAAGTgatggatttggcttacatgctagTATCTTCTGTAGGAGCAGCCATGATTAaccaaaataattatataaacaaaaaaggatcttctttttttggggaaaGACTTAGGGCATTTTAATTCGTGGGTTTGAGGTATTATAGTCATATGGATTTTCTTGTTTGAGAGGCACAatgtattcttaaaaaatttggaCTGTTTTTTATGGGTCTAAGCCAAACATAAAATTGTAGACTGACTGCTTTCTTTTGAGGCTAAGGGTCAAACTAAAAGATTTTGTctcaaatgcaaattttaaaactaaaaattaataaaagaattgtaaaactgggggtggccatggcccaCACCGGTCTGTGCATAGATCCGTCTCTGCCAATGATATTAGTTTTGATTATGCattcaactttttattttcttttacaagtATAGCACCTCCTATGTGTTGTTTGgtttaattaaattcataattttctatgagtttaagtttttaaaataagttgAGATTTAATACGGTTCAAACATTGACCCTACCGTTCACTCCCTATTTTTAATCATAATATTGCATGTGTTAATTGATAACATATGTgaggaaaaatgttaaaatattaaattaaataattaaatttatcctaaattttacaaattgttTGGTACCATATATGagaagagtgttaaagtattaattaaataattaagtttaacATTTCGTATCAATTTACAAAAGAGTGATGACTTAGCATTAACTGAACCAAACAAGTCACAATAAGGTGAATATGGCTGTGTTGTGGAAGATTAATTAGAAAGAGGTCAAAATAGGTAGGGGCCAGGGCAATTCGTGTTAgaatataaaacattttttgctgatttatatttttcttttttttaaatattcacAAATCGGAAATTAAAAGTACATGATGAGGGTGTTTTTGTGATTCTAAATTAAACCAGAGCTAGAAAATTCAAATGACCGTTGGTCGTTGCCCCCGCCAAATACATCGCTGACTTAGAGGCAGAGGTTTCAGCTGACTTATTCTCCATCAATTTTTGAGTACCATCCCAAAagtcaatttgatttttcctcTACACCCATTTTCTCAATCAGTCACAGTGCTATCAATCTGGAATTTGTTTCATCAATTGCGGCCAAGTTTGTTCTAAGGAGTCCCATGTGACATCCTCAGAGTATTTTGATCCTATGATTTTCGGTCAGAAAAACATGAATACGGCATTAGGAGTGCTAACATTCGTGTTTTTCTTGTTGTCTTTGAGCAAATCCCAGGATTATGACGATGAAAAACCTGCTGCTCCACCACCAGAAGTAGAAAGCTGCAATGGGATTTTCTTGTCCTATGACTTCAACTCTCGGACTAAATTATATCCTCGCGTGAAGAATGCGACGGCGCAAGCCTGGGCATTCAATGCCACCGCAACGATATTGAACACTGGCACGCTCGAGCTCAAAGCATGGAAGATGTTTATCGGGTTTCAACACGATGAGATTCTTGTTGGTGCTGGTGGAGCGGTTCTAATAGATGGGGATGATTTCCCGGCTCCTGTTGGGAATGGGAGTTATTTTTCAGGGTCTCCGCTGGCGGATTTGAAGACCGCCATTGACACCGCCGGAGATCTTACCCAAATTCAGGTGCAAATTCAGATAAGTGGCACTCAGTTTGGGGTGAAGCCGCCTGGGATTCCAATGCCTAAAACAATCCGGCTTGTCAATGATGGATACATGTGCCCAACACCGCGTCGTCGTGGTAGTAAGTGCTTCATTGTTCCcggaaaaaacttcacttatccccCGAAATATTAGCGGTTTTAGAGTCTTGTTAAAATACCCAAAATGCCCTCTTGGGTCActagaattttcacttttaaaaataaaaaataaaaaaaatggagcaTTTTACCCAAAATgtggtgaaattaaaagggaaaaatgtttGAGATACAAACATggtaaaacttaaaattttgttcGAGATTATAATTGCAAAAACGCTGATACTTGAATAAGAGTAAGGGAAGATTCCCCTTGTTCTTGTTTCTTATATGGCTCTAATTATTTCCCATATATGTTTCATTCGTCACTTGTTTTCTTTTACTAATTATCaatatttttgggctttttttcttttcggcAGAGAAATCTATACATGTTTGCTGTGTTAGGAATCCGAAATTCAAGGCagccaaaactaccaaaaccaAGTTCTTACCACGGCAGAAGGGAGATCTTACCATCGCCTATGATGTGATTCAAGCCTATGAAAACAATTATCTAGCTCAGGTGACTATGGAGAACAAGAGCCCTTTAGGGCGTCTTGACCATTGGAACTTGACCTGGGAGTGGATGAGGGGGGAGTTTATATCCACAATGAGAGGAGCTTACACACGCAAGATAGAATATGCAGAATGCAtttatggggtggccggaaaATACTATGGGAGCATGGATTTCTCCATGGTCATGAATTGTCAAAAGAGGCCGGTGATCGCCGACTTGCCCCTCGAGAAAGCTAACGACACGAAAGTTGGGAAGTTGCCATTCTGCTGCAGAAATGGTAGTCTTTTACCACCCATCATGGATCCAAGCAAATCCAAGTCTATTTTTCAATTGCAGGTGTTTAAAATTCCACCTGATTTGAACCGGACCGCTCTTTATCCGCCGGAGAAATGGAAAATCACCGGCGTTCTTAATCCGGACTATAAATGCGGACCTCCGATTAGAGTGGATCCGACCGAATTTCCAGACCCCAGTGGGCTTGAAGCAATAAGCACAGCAATTGCAACATGGCAAATAGTCTGCAACATCACACGACCAACAAAAAGAAACTCTAGGTGCTGTGTTTCCTTCTCTGCCTATTACAATAACTCTGTTATACCCTGCAACACATGTGCCTGCGGCTGCGGCGACGACGACGACAAGTGCAATCCTACCGCCCCGGCTATGTTTCTTCCTGCAGAAGCTCTTCTTGTACCCTTCCAGAACAGGATACAGAAGGCCATAGCTTGGGCGAAAATAAAGCATTTGCACATCCCTAAGCCATTGCCTTGTGGTGACAATTGTGGTGTCAGCATAAATTGGCATGTCAACTCTGATTACAAGAGTGGGTGGACGGCGCGGATCACTCTGTTCAATTGGGAAGAAATGATTTTTGAGAATTGGTTCACTGCAATTCAAATGAAGAAAGCTTATCGAGGCTATGAAAATGTATACTCCTTCAATGGGACGTTGATTCCAGGGCTCAACAACACCATCTTCTTTCAAGGTTTAAAGGGGTTGAATTTTTTGGTGGGGGAGACAAATGGAACAAACCCTAGAAATGATCCGAGAGTGCCTGGAAAGCAACAATCTGTCGTCTCCTTTACAAAAGGGAAAACTCCAGGTATCAAAATAGCAAAAGGAGATGGGTTTCCTTCGAGGGTGTTCTTCAATGGGGAGGAGTGCTCGCTTCCGACACAATTTCCTATAGGAAATGGGAATCGATGTCATGTACATTTGGTGGAAGTAATTCTTCTTATACTCGTCACCTTGTTGCTGTTGCAAACTCACCATTGACAAGgtttttaggttttgttttaGCTCTCTCATCGTTTATGCTTTAGGAGACAACTCAATTAGACATGAAAAGCTAGAGTCACTTGTAGAAAAACAAgcttctatattttatttttcatagttCAGATCTTAGAGTTAAATAATTCATACCAGTCCCAAATTCCTTGTGTTTGATTGCACAAAGGTCTTCCCAGAATCATAATGACTGATTTCCTTGCATATTTAAAAGAATGTTGCACAATCACCGCCCTAAAAGAGTACAGAAAATAATTCTGAAAGACTGGAATTTGATTAATACTTTAaaattgagttaaaaaataatcttGAAACTTGTAGACACCGCAAAATACTTGAAAACAACGCAAAAACAttattattccaaaaataaTCGTAAAAACTTATGCCCTATGCTTGTGCTAATCTTTTCTGTCAAGATATTTCAACGACACTAATTCGGTATCTGGAAACTCAACCGCTGATTCCCCTACATTACTTATCCCACATTTGAAAACAATAATGGCTTTTAGAGTGAAAGCATGTTTAAAAGCAAAATTGTAAAAAGTGTCTTGTTTTggagtgattttttattttttatttttttttaaaaaaaaatagtagtttaCACATGATTTTCCATTTTCACACGGTAGgcaaagattttttattttttattttcaaaatgcaCTATTTTAAA
Coding sequences within it:
- the LOC132172758 gene encoding COBRA-like protein 10 — encoded protein: MNTALGVLTFVFFLLSLSKSQDYDDEKPAAPPPEVESCNGIFLSYDFNSRTKLYPRVKNATAQAWAFNATATILNTGTLELKAWKMFIGFQHDEILVGAGGAVLIDGDDFPAPVGNGSYFSGSPLADLKTAIDTAGDLTQIQVQIQISGTQFGVKPPGIPMPKTIRLVNDGYMCPTPRRREKSIHVCCVRNPKFKAAKTTKTKFLPRQKGDLTIAYDVIQAYENNYLAQVTMENKSPLGRLDHWNLTWEWMRGEFISTMRGAYTRKIEYAECIYGVAGKYYGSMDFSMVMNCQKRPVIADLPLEKANDTKVGKLPFCCRNGSLLPPIMDPSKSKSIFQLQVFKIPPDLNRTALYPPEKWKITGVLNPDYKCGPPIRVDPTEFPDPSGLEAISTAIATWQIVCNITRPTKRNSRCCVSFSAYYNNSVIPCNTCACGCGDDDDKCNPTAPAMFLPAEALLVPFQNRIQKAIAWAKIKHLHIPKPLPCGDNCGVSINWHVNSDYKSGWTARITLFNWEEMIFENWFTAIQMKKAYRGYENVYSFNGTLIPGLNNTIFFQGLKGLNFLVGETNGTNPRNDPRVPGKQQSVVSFTKGKTPGIKIAKGDGFPSRVFFNGEECSLPTQFPIGNGNRCHVHLVEVILLILVTLLLLQTHH
- the LOC132171530 gene encoding CRIB domain-containing protein RIC10-like → MATKMKGIYKSFKYISQIFVVKEREMEIGYPTDVKHVAHIGLDAPSGSAPTWMNEYKTASEFSTKSLGSFGEFRDSSSLALSTWSSHDFDHSMRHQPTFDMFKDVPPTDLPNVPKKPKRKKSRSNSSPKSSSSRSSRSAKTKTAFNDMDATSNLQV